In a genomic window of Vicia villosa cultivar HV-30 ecotype Madison, WI unplaced genomic scaffold, Vvil1.0 ctg.000747F_1_1, whole genome shotgun sequence:
- the LOC131630885 gene encoding serine carboxypeptidase-like 27, which produces MGYYYYNYSILCVVLFLSIEISLASSTEDQKRDKITELPGQPKNVGFDQYSGYVTVNEKNGRALFYWLTEAPLSSEPDSKPLVLWLSNGAGCSAISYGAAEEIGPFHIKPDGKTLYSNPYAWNKLANILFLESPAGVGFSYSNKTSDLYTVGDQKNAEDSYIFLVNWLERFPQYKHRELYIGGISYAGHYVPQLAQIVYERNKGINNPVINLKGFLVGNGVIDDYHDLVGTFEYWWTHGLISDSTYKLLGTACDSGSSLHPSAQCTQARKVATAEQGNIDPYSIYFPLCNNTSSINRSLNGRYPWMSRVDDPCFQTYSDLYFNRPEVQKALHANVTGIPYTWKGCSDIVMNNWADSALSVLPIYRELINASLRIWVFSGDADAIVPLTATRRSINALKLPTIVNWYPWYDSGKVAGWSQVYKGLTLVTVRGAGHKVAFHKPREAFTLFRSYLENKNMPSSS; this is translated from the exons ATGGGttactattattataattattccatattgtgtgttgttttgtttttatccattGAAATTTCTTTGGCTTCTTCAACTGAAGATCAAAAGAGAGATAAGATAACTGAGTTACCAGGGCAACCAAAGAATGTTGGATTTGATCAGTATTCAGGTTATGTAACTGTGAATGAAAAGAATGGAAGAGCACTGTTTTACTGGTTGACTGAAGCACCACTGAGTAGTGAACCCGATTCAAAGCCACTAGTTCTATGGCTTAGTAATGGTGCTGGTTGTTCTGCGATTTCTTACGGTGCTGCCGAAGAAATTGGCCCTTTTCATATTAAGCCTGATGGCAAAACACTTTACTCGAATCCTTATGCTTGGAACAAAC TGGCAAATATATTATTCCTTGAGTCTCCTGCTGGCGTTGGTTTTTCTTATTCTAATAAAACATCAGATTTGTACACAGTTGGTGACCAGAAAAACG CTGAGGATTcatatatttttcttgttaattgGTTGGAAAGATTTCCTCAGTATAAGCATAGAGAACTCTACATTGGTGGGATAAGTTATGCAG GTCATTATGTTCCTCAATTGGCTCAAATTGTTTACGAGAGAAACAAGGGAATCAATAATCCAGTTATCAATCTTAAGGGATTTTTG GTTGGAAATGGTGTTATTGATGATTATCATGATTTAGTCGGAACATTTGAGTACTGGTGGACACATGGTTTGATTTCAGATTCTACGTATAAACTTCTAGGAACTGCGTGTGACTCTGGATCTTCTTTGCATCCATCAGCGCAATGTACGCAGGCTCGTAAAGTTGCAACTGCTGAGCAAGGAAACATTGATCCATATAGCATTTACTTTCCGCTTTGTAACAATACATCATCGATTAATCGCAGCTTGAATGGTCGTTAT CCATGGATGTCTAGAGTAGATGATCCATGTTTCCAAACGtattctgatttgtatttcaaccGTCCGGAAGTTCAGAAGGCACTCCATGCCAATGTAACAGGGATTCCATATACATGGAAGGGATGCAG TGATATTGTTATGAATAATTGGGCTGATTCGGCATTGTCTGTGCTTCCTATATATCGTGAACTTATCAATGCTAGTCTAAGGATATGGGTATTCAG TGGAGACGCTGATGCTATAGTACCACTAACCGCCACTCGACGTTCTATTAATGCATTGAAGCTTCCAACCATCGTGAATTGGTATCCTTGGTATGACAGTGGCAAGGTTGCTGGATGGAGTCAAGTTTATAAAGGGCTAACATTGGTGACAGTAAGAGGAGCTGGACATAAGGTTGCTTTTCATAAGCCTCGCGAGGCGTTTACTCTTTTTAGATCATATTTGGAGAACAAGAACATGCCATCCTCAAGTTGA
- the LOC131630908 gene encoding long chain acyl-CoA synthetase 9, chloroplastic-like isoform X2 produces MNIFTLFLLLCVFLFFQACFRRNVTKVLRSAFRFVFMGCNTLITEVTTVICGPKELKSLVHILGQLDFVKHLICIDNDLPYDASSAQHGWKLTSFFDVERLGRENPVAADLPLSADVPIIMYTSGSTCLPKVVWVLHFALAAAV; encoded by the exons ATGAATATTTTTactctttttttgttgttgtgtgtattcttgtttttccaggcTTGCTTCAGGAGAAATGTGACAAAGGTTTTGAGATCTGCTTTCAGATTTGTGTTTATGGGTTGTAACACATTAATT ACAGAGGTTACAACTGTGATTTGTGGGCCCAAAGAATTAAAATCACTTGTGCATATTTTGGGACAACTTGACTTTGTGAAACATTTGATATGTATTGACAATGATCTCCCATATGATGCCTCATCTGCTCAGCATGGATGGAAACTCACTTCCTTTTTTGATGTTGAGAGGCTTGGTAGAGAAAACCCTGTTGCCGCTGATTTACCCCTTTCAGCTGATGTTCCAATTATAATGTATACAAGTGGAAGTACATGCTTGCCTAAG GTTGTGTGGGTGCTTCATTTTGCATTAGCTGCTGCTGTGTAA
- the LOC131630908 gene encoding long chain acyl-CoA synthetase 9, chloroplastic-like isoform X1 produces the protein MNIFTLFLLLCVFLFFQACFRRNVTKVLRSAFRFVFMGCNTLITEVTTVICGPKELKSLVHILGQLDFVKHLICIDNDLPYDASSAQHGWKLTSFFDVERLGRENPVAADLPLSADVPIIMYTSGSTCLPKGLKGDVISDLVDQFYSYQKWVMLLVSNILLCGCFILH, from the exons ATGAATATTTTTactctttttttgttgttgtgtgtattcttgtttttccaggcTTGCTTCAGGAGAAATGTGACAAAGGTTTTGAGATCTGCTTTCAGATTTGTGTTTATGGGTTGTAACACATTAATT ACAGAGGTTACAACTGTGATTTGTGGGCCCAAAGAATTAAAATCACTTGTGCATATTTTGGGACAACTTGACTTTGTGAAACATTTGATATGTATTGACAATGATCTCCCATATGATGCCTCATCTGCTCAGCATGGATGGAAACTCACTTCCTTTTTTGATGTTGAGAGGCTTGGTAGAGAAAACCCTGTTGCCGCTGATTTACCCCTTTCAGCTGATGTTCCAATTATAATGTATACAAGTGGAAGTACATGCTTGCCTAAG GGCCTGAAGGGGGATGTGATTAGTGATCTAGTTGACCAATTCTATTCTTACCAGAAATGGGTCATGCTTCTTGTGAGCAATATTCT GTTGTGTGGGTGCTTCATTTTGCATTAG
- the LOC131630908 gene encoding long chain acyl-CoA synthetase 9, chloroplastic-like isoform X3, with protein sequence MGCNTLITEVTTVICGPKELKSLVHILGQLDFVKHLICIDNDLPYDASSAQHGWKLTSFFDVERLGRENPVAADLPLSADVPIIMYTSGSTCLPKGLKGDVISDLVDQFYSYQKWVMLLVSNILLCGCFILH encoded by the exons ATGGGTTGTAACACATTAATT ACAGAGGTTACAACTGTGATTTGTGGGCCCAAAGAATTAAAATCACTTGTGCATATTTTGGGACAACTTGACTTTGTGAAACATTTGATATGTATTGACAATGATCTCCCATATGATGCCTCATCTGCTCAGCATGGATGGAAACTCACTTCCTTTTTTGATGTTGAGAGGCTTGGTAGAGAAAACCCTGTTGCCGCTGATTTACCCCTTTCAGCTGATGTTCCAATTATAATGTATACAAGTGGAAGTACATGCTTGCCTAAG GGCCTGAAGGGGGATGTGATTAGTGATCTAGTTGACCAATTCTATTCTTACCAGAAATGGGTCATGCTTCTTGTGAGCAATATTCT GTTGTGTGGGTGCTTCATTTTGCATTAG